TGTTTTAATATACAACTCCTTAAATATTAATTCCTTATAATATAATTATTCAAGAAAAAATTAAATTCACCTTTTTATTAAAAATATTAGTTAAAAATATAAGCCCCTGGATCAGGTTTTAATACCTGAAACAGGGGTTTAATAATTATTATTTATTTATTTTTCACCTTCATTCTTGAGAATTTATTAAATAACTGTATATTTCTTCTCTTCGCCATTGATCTAAAGTGCCAGGTTTAGTTTTATAAGGAAGTGGATAAATTATTTTATCTTTCTGTTTTCTAAGCCAGCGGACTCTTTCCAGATCTATATCTGCATAATATACTCCTGTTTTCTTTTCTTCCAAAATTATTTCTTCTGGAGATGTTACCATAGCCAGTCCTTCTTCCACTCCAAAAATATTTTGAGTAGTAACATTATAGGCCAAATTTTCTATGGCCCGGGCAAAAATTAAAGTTCTCCAGGTAGGATTAAGATCAACCTTTACTCCCCCGGCCGGCATAAATAAAATTTCCGCCCCTTTTAGAGCTAATATCCTGGCCAATTCCGGGACATAAACTTCACTACACATCAAAATTCCAATTTTACCAAACTCTGTTTCAAAAACAGGTAATTCATCTGCTTCTTCATAATCTAAATCCCAGAACTTTCCTCCAGGATAGGCCCAGGGACCGGGCGGTGTAGTCCTTCTATATTTACCTACTATCTCTCCATCTCTATTAATTATTACCATGACAATATTATGTTTTTCTGGATCTTTAATAGATTTTTCTGCTGTTCCTGCTAAAATATATACTGATTTTTCTTTTGCTTTTTTCTGTAAGGCCGGAATTGGTGTCCAATCAACTGGTTTCCGCCAGGGCCCTGGATAAGTTTCTGGCAGACAGATTATATCTGCCTTATTTTCTGATGCTTCATCTATATAATTTAATGCTGACTTTAAATTTTTTTCATTCACATCATTTTCTTTACCAAAATAAGTTTTAGGCTGGACTAAAGCTAATTTAAAAGTCATAATTCTCCCTTCTTTTTATCCTCCTGAAATAAATACAGCAAATGTAAGTCTATCTCCATCTTTAACTTCTGTTTCTAATCCACTTTTCATTGCAATACTCAAACCATTAAGCAAAATTACAATTTGTTTTTTAATATTTTCACCCTCTATCACCTGCTCATAAAAATCCTTTCCCCATCTTCTTTTTAATATCTGCAAAATTTCTCTGACTTTTAATTTTTCATATTCTTCAAATTGTACTTCTTTGCCAGCAGTAGATAAATAATCCTGCAAAATCCCTAAACTGGAGATTTCTATTTTCAAGTAACCACTCCCCTTTTAACCTCCTAATAATAATCTTGGTAAAAATAGTGAAATTTGAGGTACAAAAGTAATTAACATCAGAATAATTAAGTTAATTATTATAAAGGGTAAAATTCCACTCACAATCCTTTCATAACCTATATCAAAAGCTCCAGTGGCCACAAAAATATTTAATCCAAATGGAGGAGTAATCATTCCAATTGAGAGGTTAAGAACTATTATCATACCAAAGTGAATTGGATCAATACCTAATACTCTGGTTAAAGGATAAACAAGTGGGGTTAAAACAATAATAGCTGAATTAGGATCAATAAACATTCCAGCAATTAAGAATACTACATTTAATAATAATAGAATTACAATATTATTTGCTCCACTCAATAAACTTACAACCATTTGTGGTAACTGTCCAATAGTCATAACCCAGGAAATAATAGACCCGGCAGCAATTAAAATCATAATCATGGCAATGGTATTTCCTGCCTTACAGGATATTTCAAATAATTCTTTAACACTAATATCCTTATAAATAACCATTTCTACAAAAGCAGCATAAGCTACAGAAACTCCGGCAGCTTCAGTTGGAGTAAAAACACCTGAGTAAATACCACCAATAATTATAACCGGTAAACCAAGGGCCCAGACACCTTCTTTTAGAGCATCCCATACTTCTTTTAAGGTAGCTCTTTCTTCTAAAACTATATCGTGTTTTTTAGCATAAATATAACTATAAATCATAAAACCTAATCCCAGTAAGATACCTACTCCCAGACCGGCAATAAAAAGATTAGCAATTGAATTTCCAGTTAATATAGCATAAAGGACCATAGCAATTCCAGGAGGAACAAGCATTGCTATACTACTACTGGAAAGAATAAGCCCCATAGAAAATTTTTCTCCATAATCTGATTTAGTTAAAGCCGGGTACACAATACTTCCGATCGCAACAACCGCAGCCGCTCCAGCTCCAGAAATTGCCCCAAAAATCATACAGGTTACAACTGTAGTTAAAGCCAGACCACCAGGGAGATGGCCAACAAGAGTTTTAGCTAATTTTATTAATCTCTCACCTATCTCTCCTTCAGAAACGATCTGGGCAGCCAGTAGAAAAAATGGTATTGCAAGTAAACTAAATTTATTAACTCCACCAATTCCTCTTTGAATTAATATCAGGGGGTCCATTGGAAAAAAACTAACTAAAGTAATTAAACCAGTTGCCATTAAATTCAAAAATATCGGTAAGCCCATTATTAAAAAACCGAACAATAAACTTAATAATAATATGGCCATTTTAATCCTCCTCTTCCAATTTTATATATAAATTTTACTCTATTTGTTTTCTATTTAAAGTGTATCCTGTATTTCATTACTTTTAGATCTAATATTAATAATAAAAATGTGTAAAAAATTCTTTGCCATTAATATTGCTCCTACCGGTACTCCTAAATAAACCCAATACATTGGCAGACCGATTGTAGGACTTATCTGTCCCCTACTATAAATTTTTAGCACAATTTGCATACCGTAATTAGTTAAAAGCAAACTCATAACAACTCCAAACATATTTATTAACAAAAATAATTTTTTCTTATATTTAGGTGGAAATCTATTAAAAACTACATCCATAGTAACATGACTTCCATTTCTGACACACATACTTGCGCCAACAAAAGTTATCCAGATTAAAACATAACGTGATAATTCTTCAGCCCAGACAAATGAGTTCCCAAAACTTCGGGCCACTACATTAATAAATATAATCGCAGTTGTAAATAATAATCCTAAACCCACTACAATTCTTTCAAAGTTATTTAAAATTTTATTTACAGTAGAAAAAATCATTCATTTTCCCTCCTTTAAAACAAAATTGCTATTATAGTATTATTTTATTCCCCCTTACCTTAAAACTATTAAGATAAGGGGGGGAGTACTATTTATTTGTTTAAGTTTATTTCATTTCCCTTTATTCCATTTCTGCTTCAAGGGCATTTACTAATTCCTCAGCTTCTTCTCCATATTTTTCAATATAGAAATCTTTAACTGCTTCTGATTTTTCTATAAATTCCTGTCTCTGTTCTTCAGTTAATTCAATTACCTCTATTCCGGATGCTTTCATTTCTTCAAGATAATTTTCTTCATTTTCCATTATTCTTGCTTCACAGACATCTCTACCATCTCTTACCGCCTGTTCTATTACCTTTTGAATATCAGATGGTAATCCTTCAAACCAGGATTTACTTACCATAATAACCTGATCAAGCAAACCATGTTTAGAAAGTGTTAGATAATCCTGAACTTCATAAAATTTCATATCATAATTTGTAGTAATTGGGTTATCCTGCCCATCAATAGCTCCAGTCTGTAAGGCACTATAAGTTTCAGAAAATGGCATTGTAATTGGTTTTGCACCATATACCTCATACATTTCAACCTGAACTGGAGAAGGCATAGAACGAACTTTCATTCCTTCAAAATTACTTACTTGATTTAAAGGTTTACCATCAGAAGTAAACTGCTTATATCCTGTATGCCAGAGACTAAGTGAAAGTAATCCTTTTTCTTCAGTAGTTGCCAATACCTTAGACATTGCTTCACTTCTTTCCAGTGCTAACAATTCTTCCTTATCTGCTGGATAAAAGAAAGGTAAGTCAAGAATTGTAACTAAAGGCTGAAATCCACCTAAGAAAGCTGATGGAAGAATACTCATTTCAAGTGCTCCCACCTGAAGTGATTCAATTTGTTCTCTCCCACTACCAAACTGAGAAGCAGGATAAATCTGAACAGCCACTTTTCCACCTGTTAATTCTTCTACTACTCTCTTAATTTCTTCTGCACCTTTATGACGGGCACTATCAGGCATAGCTGCATGAGCTATTTTCATTGTATAGTCTGCTGCTTCCACCTTTGCTTCAAAAAGACTGCTAAAAGAAAAACTAAAAACTAAGACTAAAGCCAAGACCATGATCAAAGATTTCTTAAGCATTTTTTATTCCTCCTCTAATTTTTTACTACTTATTTTTAGTTACTCTATTGGATTTTCCAGTTCACCAATTCCATCTATATGCAATTTCATTTGATCTCCTGATTTCATATAGGCTCCTCTTTTTACACCATCATCTCTTTCATAAGGATCAGCTCCTAATTCAGTATCTGAGCCAAGGGCCGGTCCACCAGGTGTTCCAGAAGCAATAACAAAACCTGGCTGTAAAGTCATAAACTGTGAATAATAACTTACAAGTTGAGGTACTTTCCAGATTAAGTTTTTAGTATTATTATTCTGTCTTAATTCACCACTTACCCAGGTTTTTAAATCAAGACTGCTAACATCATTTAATTCATCAGTGGTTACTATCCAGGGGCCAAGAGGACAGCCAGTATCATAATTTTTTCCTTCTCCAAATCTCAGTTGAAAATTAGATTCTCCCCAGGGTATAACCTGTCTACTGCGGGCTGATATATCATTTACAATTGTATAACCAAAAATATAATCAAATGCTTCTTCCTCAGGAATAAATCTTCCCTCTTTTTTGATCACAATTCCTAATTCTACTTCATAATCATATTTTTCAGTTACTCTACTTTCATATTCAACTGCTTTTTTAGGACCAATAACACAATTAGGAGCTTTTAAGAAAAATTCAACTTCAGTTGGTTTAGATCTCTTTGTCTCTTCTAAGTGATCATCAAAGTTGGCTCCCCCACAAATTATTATTTTGGGCATAATTGGTGCCTCAAGTTCTAATTTTTCTAGATCAACGCCATTAAAATAATTTGGATTTTTTTCAATAAAATCACTACCTTCTTTTAAGGCCTGATAAGCTTTATCACCTCCCTTTATTAGTTTTACAGTATTATCTGGTATTCTTACCTTAGCTATTTTTTCTGCCAAATTATTACCTTTATTTTTTAGAAATTCACAATAACCTTTACGCAAATCATATACTTTCTCATCTATAACTGTACCTAATCTAGATTTTTTTCCATCATTAAAACTAACTAATCTCAATTACTTCACCTCCTTATAATCCACTACCGGGTTCTCAATTTTACCTATATTTTCGATTTCACAACTTACCCTATCACCGGGCTTTAACTGCACTGGATTTTCTCTCATATCTTTTATGACAGGAATACCTTCATCATCTGTACCAAAAACCACCCCGGCTGGGTTACCGGTAGAAATTAAGATTTCCGGTTTCATAGTAAAAAATGTAGAACAATAACTTGCAAATTCTTTAACACTTCTAAGAAGTTCAGAAGTATTACTTTCGACTACTAATTCATCATTAATATATTTCTTTAATTTTAAATTTTCTGGATTTTTAATTTCATCTTTTGTTACTACCCAGGGGCCTAAAGGAGCTGAATTATCAAAAGATTCACCTTCACCATATCTAACATGAAACATCGTTCCTTCCCATCCGACCTGTAGTTTATCTAGAGAATAAACATCAGTTAAAATAGTATAACCAAAAACATGATCCATTATTTCATCTTCTTCTAAGAATCTTCCTTTTTCTCCTATTACCAGAGC
This sequence is a window from Halanaerobiales bacterium. Protein-coding genes within it:
- a CDS encoding TRAP transporter substrate-binding protein — its product is MLKKSLIMVLALVLVFSFSFSSLFEAKVEAADYTMKIAHAAMPDSARHKGAEEIKRVVEELTGGKVAVQIYPASQFGSGREQIESLQVGALEMSILPSAFLGGFQPLVTILDLPFFYPADKEELLALERSEAMSKVLATTEEKGLLSLSLWHTGYKQFTSDGKPLNQVSNFEGMKVRSMPSPVQVEMYEVYGAKPITMPFSETYSALQTGAIDGQDNPITTNYDMKFYEVQDYLTLSKHGLLDQVIMVSKSWFEGLPSDIQKVIEQAVRDGRDVCEARIMENEENYLEEMKASGIEVIELTEEQRQEFIEKSEAVKDFYIEKYGEEAEELVNALEAEME
- a CDS encoding TRAP transporter large permease subunit — its product is MAILLLSLLFGFLIMGLPIFLNLMATGLITLVSFFPMDPLILIQRGIGGVNKFSLLAIPFFLLAAQIVSEGEIGERLIKLAKTLVGHLPGGLALTTVVTCMIFGAISGAGAAAVVAIGSIVYPALTKSDYGEKFSMGLILSSSSIAMLVPPGIAMVLYAILTGNSIANLFIAGLGVGILLGLGFMIYSYIYAKKHDIVLEERATLKEVWDALKEGVWALGLPVIIIGGIYSGVFTPTEAAGVSVAYAAFVEMVIYKDISVKELFEISCKAGNTIAMIMILIAAGSIISWVMTIGQLPQMVVSLLSGANNIVILLLLNVVFLIAGMFIDPNSAIIVLTPLVYPLTRVLGIDPIHFGMIIVLNLSIGMITPPFGLNIFVATGAFDIGYERIVSGILPFIIINLIILMLITFVPQISLFLPRLLLGG
- a CDS encoding fumarylacetoacetate hydrolase family protein encodes the protein MRLVSFNDGKKSRLGTVIDEKVYDLRKGYCEFLKNKGNNLAEKIAKVRIPDNTVKLIKGGDKAYQALKEGSDFIEKNPNYFNGVDLEKLELEAPIMPKIIICGGANFDDHLEETKRSKPTEVEFFLKAPNCVIGPKKAVEYESRVTEKYDYEVELGIVIKKEGRFIPEEEAFDYIFGYTIVNDISARSRQVIPWGESNFQLRFGEGKNYDTGCPLGPWIVTTDELNDVSSLDLKTWVSGELRQNNNTKNLIWKVPQLVSYYSQFMTLQPGFVIASGTPGGPALGSDTELGADPYERDDGVKRGAYMKSGDQMKLHIDGIGELENPIE
- a CDS encoding carbon-nitrogen hydrolase family protein, with translation MTFKLALVQPKTYFGKENDVNEKNLKSALNYIDEASENKADIICLPETYPGPWRKPVDWTPIPALQKKAKEKSVYILAGTAEKSIKDPEKHNIVMVIINRDGEIVGKYRRTTPPGPWAYPGGKFWDLDYEEADELPVFETEFGKIGILMCSEVYVPELARILALKGAEILFMPAGGVKVDLNPTWRTLIFARAIENLAYNVTTQNIFGVEEGLAMVTSPEEIILEEKKTGVYYADIDLERVRWLRKQKDKIIYPLPYKTKPGTLDQWRREEIYSYLINSQE
- a CDS encoding TRAP transporter small permease; the protein is MIFSTVNKILNNFERIVVGLGLLFTTAIIFINVVARSFGNSFVWAEELSRYVLIWITFVGASMCVRNGSHVTMDVVFNRFPPKYKKKLFLLINMFGVVMSLLLTNYGMQIVLKIYSRGQISPTIGLPMYWVYLGVPVGAILMAKNFLHIFIINIRSKSNEIQDTL
- a CDS encoding MoaD/ThiS family protein, translating into MKIEISSLGILQDYLSTAGKEVQFEEYEKLKVREILQILKRRWGKDFYEQVIEGENIKKQIVILLNGLSIAMKSGLETEVKDGDRLTFAVFISGG
- a CDS encoding fumarylacetoacetate hydrolase family protein, coding for MKYGTFKFNGKERIGALKDNHLVDVQRAYALYLEKEEGDGQADEMARALIPNDFLEFLESGKEAWEAARTGFEYVKDSAKDKLGINEEFIFYNLEDVKILKPYQPKTIMCAGPELEDPTNKEMYDYIEFYLKSSHTIIDPGEEIYYEGDHTGRIDCEPELALVIGEKGRFLEEDEIMDHVFGYTILTDVYSLDKLQVGWEGTMFHVRYGEGESFDNSAPLGPWVVTKDEIKNPENLKLKKYINDELVVESNTSELLRSVKEFASYCSTFFTMKPEILISTGNPAGVVFGTDDEGIPVIKDMRENPVQLKPGDRVSCEIENIGKIENPVVDYKEVK